A part of Rhipicephalus microplus isolate Deutch F79 chromosome 8, USDA_Rmic, whole genome shotgun sequence genomic DNA contains:
- the LOC142768362 gene encoding uncharacterized protein LOC142768362: MFEARCGGGFPKFEPSVILFSDIAQYTRFLGTQQLPKCYRSDRIPSSIALVAAAEHSNHFTNGMEQGSMIEYLFHVLSKVILCHLLERYVTITKITGDMLAGDVIVTKNPCMHPGDLRKLTAVNVPQLHHVRDCIVFPVKGDRPHPEEMAGSDLDGDEDSVLWYADLIFKTNCSPMHYYSDPPREQKTPIQSDEK; encoded by the exons ATGTTTGAGGCTCGCTGTGGTGGAGGCTTCCCGAAATTTGAACCATCTGTTATTCTTTtctctgacatcgcacagtacacgcgtTTTTTGGGCACGCAGCAGCTGCCGAAATGTTATCGCTCGGACAGGATCCCATCTTCAATCGCCTTAGTGGCAGCAGCTGAGCACAGCAATCACTTCACCAACGGAATGGAACAGGGTTCAATGATCGAATACTTATTCCACGTTCTTTCCAAAGTCATTCTTTGCCATCTTTTGGAACGCTATGTTACTATCACAAAGATCACCGGCGATATGCTTGCAGGTGACGTCATTGTGACGAAGAACCCGTGTATGCATCCCGGTGACCTTCGCAAGCTGACCGCTGTGAACGTGCCCCAGCTGCACCACGTGCGTGACTGCATTGTGTTTCCGGTCAAGGGAGACAGACCGCATCCAGAAGAGATGGCGG GCTCTGACCTCGATGGCGACGAGGACTCTGTGCTGTGGTATGCTGATCTCATCTTCAAGACAAACTGCAGCCCGATGCACTACTACAGTGATCCACCCCGTGAGCAGAAAACACCGATTCAG AGTGACGAGAAATag
- the LOC142768732 gene encoding uncharacterized protein LOC142768732: protein MIDLFCQYTKGDKIGLIANAHLVWADLLDAGINSRRCRNQARKCSVNLDFAKCGDLKGLQNSEKPPMYPDFMEKQGAKNTYCSRKVMGQLYRNCTKVRDEDSGAAEVVPHRQRERSPLRCGVQVQHVLAREERPHGRVYGSREPSGTRDSQDARGILLPHCQPTAGELEGLGVVPGHVRAAGVRGRHSEVSVGRA, encoded by the exons ATGATTGACTTGTTCTGCCAGTACACCAAGGGGGACAAGATCGGCCTCATAGCGAATGCGCACCTCGTGTGGGCGGACTTGCTGGACGCCGGCATCAATTCGCGCCGCTGCCGCAATCAGGCGCGCAAGTGCTCGGTCAACCTGGACTTCGCGAAGTGCGGCGACTTGAAAGGGTTGCAAAACTCCGAGAAGCCACCCATGTACCCGGACTTCATGGAGAAGCAGGGCGCCAAGAACACGTACTGCTCGCGAAAGGTGATGGGCCAGCTGTACAGGAACTGCACGAAG GTACGCGATGAAGATTCGGGCGCTGCTGAAGTCGTACCGCATCGACAGCGAGAGCGAAGCCCTCTCCGGTGCGGTGTCCAAGTTCAGCATGTTCTTGCAAGAGAAGAGCGACCCCACGGACGTGTGTATGGTTCTCGAGAGCCAAGTGGAACACGTGATTCGCAAGACGCGCGAGGAATTCTTCTCCCACACTGTCAGCCAACTGCGGGAGAACTTGAAGGCCTCGGCGTGGTACCAG GTCACGTACGAGCTGCAGGCGTCAGAGGCAGGCATTCAGAGGTTTCCGTGGGTCGTGCCTGA